The sequence below is a genomic window from Gymnogyps californianus isolate 813 chromosome 11, ASM1813914v2, whole genome shotgun sequence.
AAGCAACATAAGAACCAACAACCTTGTACATACAGACTCCAATATACCCTGATCTATCAAACATCAGTATCCATATTTTCTGTATGATAAACCACTATTACAGCATTTACACACCTGTTTTCCTCATTAAATACAACAGAATGGCCCTTTCCACTAATTTTTGATGTAAATTTCTTGTATCCCACCATCCAATATAAATCTTTCCAGCTtgcaatagtttaaaaaaaaaaaaaatttaacaggACAAGCAGCTTCAATtgtataaaacattattttcacacacacactgttGGGTATTCCAGAATAATTATAACACCAATAATTAACATCATATGTAAGATCACAGCAGATCACTCATCTAACTCCCTGCAGAGACTGGTTATACTTTCCTGATGGATGATGTATCAAACTCAACAACTAATCTCAGCCAGCAGGCAGAGAGATAATGCTGGgcttcaaaaaaattattaagggCACTAATActaacaagattaaaaaaaaaaaccaaaacaacccaccTTCCAATTAAGCATGATAAaagttttacttaaaaacaacaaaaatcacttGAAGTAAAATTGGAAGAGCAGAACTGGTGCTTAGAGcaacattaattaattaaatttcactttttaacaTCTTATTAAATTTACTATTAGATAGACTTTGTCATGCAAgtaaataaatgctatttataACTATCTCTAAGCCACAGCAACCCAGTCATAGAGCCACTTCCCAGACTGTGTTATTGTTATGCCAAACAGACTactctttcatttcttgtcaGTCGTAATTACAGTTCCATAATTGAACTACAGTAAATTACCATGCAGTAACTTTGAAAGATGGTTCACTGAGGTTAAGCTGTCACTACAATTACTGTATAATAAAAAACGATACTTTAAATGTTCTACTTttctctcaaagaaaaaaatgaattcagtTCAAGCAGCTCAGATGAGTCAAATATCTTCATGATGATgtaaacaaagagaaacaacaCATTTAAGCAAAGCCAAACAATCTCAAGTAGAAGTCCTAGGCTGCATAAACAAATCAGTGTATATAAACTTTTCTAACCACTAAAGACAAttgcacatttaaaaacaatcctTTAAAAGAATAGTCTTTATCAGAATTCAGTCATACAATATCTATCAGGCATCTTCCATATGTGCTCCTATTTTGCTCATAAAGCATATAAAGCTTTGGAAACTTCTTTCAAGTTTCAAGcttaattttaattcagttctACATTATGTTTTCGGCCATGACCAGTAGGATAACTGTAACTCACCTAACACCAATGAGGTGTAGGTAGAAGATATAAATTAGCATGGACATTTCTAAGCATAAAACTGGGCCTACAATTTTGACTTATATTGGTCAAGCACAGTGTGCCTGTAGaaattttctcaaatatttgacagaaataaaatgagggGATATGGAAAAGACACAAATAACTGTCATTGTAAAAATAACGCTCAAAATTTTATGAGAGCTGTCCCCttacaaaaaaatcttccaatGAAATCCTAGCAGCTTTCTCTGCAAAGATAACTTCACAAAGGACAtcttttggaaaacagtaaCAGATATGCACATCTGAAAACTGTTCCTATTCTCCCCCTCACAAAGACTTTCTGCTGATGCTGGAAGAGGCAATTCCTTCAGttgttttcctcctgtctgCTTCCAGACACCCAGTCCCTGCTGTTTCCCTTGTGCTGGCACTCATTTGACCATTCAGTAAACAAGATAAGCTCAATAAATGAGAaggacacaaaataaaacaaaaaaaaacccagtagtGAGTAGTTGAAGGGACAAGGTGGGACAATATAACCAGGGAACAGGACACGACACAAGGAGCTGAAGGTAGGAACAGTGGGCCGCAAAGAACTGCGGAGAACTGCTAGAAGCTCCAAAACTGTAATTTCAACAGCATCACTGGCAAAGCACGCTGGCACGCTTCAGGGCATCCTCAAGGTTTCAGTGATTCCATTTAACCCAAGACAAGCAAATGGTCCTCTGTACTGTACTGCCACATATTCTCTCTCAAAGTTTTCAATGAAGCAGACATAGTAAATAACTGCTTGAAGAAAGGGCCACAACTTCAGCTGTGACAAACAATCAAAACATTATATAAGtgtatgaaataaaacttattCTCAGCAGCTAAGAATCTCCTAGCCCAAATCTTTACCTATTTATTTTGCTAAGAAAATAGTAGTATCTGAAAGCATCTAGTATATGACTTCTGCGAGAGGTATGATTTTTCCCTGTAGAGATTAATTGTAATCACTTATTTTACCTCTGTTGCTCTCTCCAGGCTCTGTTGTAGATTGAGCAATTCTTTATCGTGTTCCTCTTTAAGTTTATCCATCTCCATGTCATGGCTAGATACTTCTTCTTTGAGTGCTCCTTTTAAAGCTGTaagctctctctctctttttctcaaaaTCTCTTCTTGTTGATCTTTTGCTATTAATACTTCTTGCAGATCCTGCTTCATTTGCATCAGCTcctaaagaacaaaattaaacacaatTGCATGATAAATAGCTCCAATGGATGTTCTGTTTGtgtttcagagaaggaaagcatgTAAGTATAAGCTCCCCAAGGCCAACTTCTTTTTGTATGACTGACGTTGTTTTTGTAGCTTTTATAGTAAGCTAAAAATTTACTAAACCCTAAGATTATTAGAAGTATAACATACAGCTGATGTTTTATATAATGGGTCGACATATCTGATGCTGTAAAACTATGAAAAGGTTTTGATGGTGTATGTTATGCTGTCTGTAAACAAAGGAGGAGTGAAACTAAGGTTATAATTTAACAACTCCCTCAGTCCTACCCTCTATAGCAAAGAGGTAgataagaacaaagaaaaacctttttttccccacactgcAAGAGAAGTGAACCCAATGataattccttgttttcttttctgctggaaagaataaagaaagttGCTTCTGCAAGTGCTGAAGACAAAACAAGTGCCTCCCAACTGAGTCCACACCTTtacatccttcctcctcccaccatGTTCACTCTGGAAGTCATTTCCCCTCTCCAAATTACTGGGAAGAAAGTGGATAGTCAGTGAATCTGAAGAAtaaacacacatgcatgtatacaaacacagaataacagcaacaataaaaaatgtacAGCTTCAAGAATTATCTAATTCAGTATTTCTAAAGCTGTGAATAATTGCACTTTCAAAAAGAATATATACTTCCCCTGCACTGAAGCAGGATCAGTACATCTAAACCGTTCCTGACACACATTATCTATTCTGTCCTTAAAAGCCTACAACGAAAGGGATTCTACTACTGTCCCAGATAGCCATGTTCCACTTTTTAATTATCCATATtgatacaaaatgttttccaacaCTTACTTTAAATTTCTGCAGCTAAGTCTCTCATATCTTACTCTATCCCTACACAATATAGAAAAATTGATCACTATCTCCTTTATAGCAACATTATATAAGATGTGCTTTTGACTCTTCCCTCACTGCTCCATTCAGATTAAAGTCCTTCTTCATAGGTAATGTTTTTCAGTACTATCACCATCATTCCACATATCCCCCTACTTATGTACAACTTTCAACTGCAGTGCCTGAGATTTAAGACAGTAATTTAAGAGAGTAATCAAATCTCACCTACACAAAACAAGGTAGTTATTCTACTCAGCATGTCTTGCATACAAACATCTTTAATATTCCTGAGATCTATTGTCTATGCTTTTGCTCCCTACTTTGCATTTTAACATTTAGCTTCCATTTCTTAAGCTAGTTCTTTGCACTAGTATTAAGAGAAGTTAATTGTTTTGGTACTACAAAGTACTAAGATAATTCTGAATTCTAATCTTCCTTTTGAACCATTATGCACTGATACTCTTACACACCCTTATCAACAAATTTAATAAGCACTGTTCTCTATTTCATCATCAGTATATTACTATAACCAGGGCTACAGTCAATTCCTCTTTCATCTCAAGGTGACAGAAAACCCGTAACTCTTTTGTTCCTCTTCAGACCCtatctcctctcttctctccctggtCCCATCAATAGAGAGTCAACAATTTAGAGACTGCTTTGGTgagttcttttaattttcttagttgAATCTCATCTGGCTTTGCTAATATGTACACCTTCTTTAAATTGATCTTCCCTGTTCTGACCCAAAATCCTATCTACTTGTTAAAACTGACTATTATCTGGTAATAGTGGATAACTCAGCTGTCCCTCAACcattatgttattttttctcctattcTCTAAAACAATAGTACTTATACTTTGTATTCCTTTTAGTGTTAATGTAGTTATTATAACATGCTTTCTTAGGTCACCTAATAATGGTATATTGTTTTGGACTGATAGGATGGGAAAATCTAAGGCATGTATTTCTTCTACCTATATCTTAGTTGCCACTTTTTATGcagtttttctgattttttcctccttcttctggTACTTTATAACTAACCTCAATCAGAAcctctttctccccttcatCAGCATGTTTTGCGTTATCCAGTTCATCATGCATTTCAGAGAGCTGGTCTTGAAGATCTCTGATCTCAGTCTGGTGTTGTTCCTGCTCCATCTTCACTTGAAAAAGCCTCATCAGGAAAAATcagacaggattttttaatttgtagaaATACTAATTTGTTCTTTCAAGTACTAAAAAGATACAAGTATCTATTCCCACTTTCCCCACAAGAGAATGGGATATAATgaggcagaaaaatgaaatatcagaGGGATAAAAATGAGAACTCTTAAGTAGCTATTTAAGTGgaaagttgtattttattttaaacctgttACTATATTCTTGACTAAAGCATTCAAGTGTTTCCGCATTTTAAAGACTTGAACTGTATATTATGACCATGACATATTAAAAGCAATTCTCAGTAAGAGGAACACTATAAATTCAGcaatctttctcttccttccagaTATTCTAAAAACATACCTCTTTTAAATGgtagaaatatttcttacaaTAACAAACGTCACTCTGTCTGATTCCATTAACATATTCTGAAGACACAGGTACTTTTAATCTAAAAGGTTTAAGAAAAGGTACAAATTCCAATGAATAACTTTTCTAGAATTAACTCACTCCTCTAGGTTTTGCCTGAGTTCCTTCTCGctttcttccagctgcttttttaaGGCTTCTTTTTCACATATACTTTCATCAAGTTGCAACTGAAGATCTTTCAGGCTTGCTCGTGTagcatctctctcttctttggAATTTTGCTGATTCTGAATTTTGTACACCAAAAGTTAAGCAAGATAATAGACTAagcataaataaattaaaggctcttttttattatatgaAAGAAGCCATTTCAAGACTTTGATATTTTTCACTTGTAGAAGTGCTTATTAATTTATGAATATTAAAAGCTTGGAACGtttattaaaacacacaaatcactgctttttgatttttattagaaatgtgAGAAGTGAAGTCTCCTCGGTACTATCTAATCAGTTTCAAGTATATTGATTCTTATCTCAGACtcaaaatgcaaactgaaagaAGCCAGGCTGTTGTTCTCATGTCTTCAGAGCATGGCTGTACTTAATTACTTTGAAAtcagcactgcaaaaataatgcTGTAATTAATCAACAGCAGCTACGTGAGTAATACAGTTTGTCTCTCACTCCATGTCTGTCTCACCGCAGTCAACAGATTCACATTTACCTCTGCAGATACCTAAGAAGTTTTAGTGCATGTGCCTAAAATTTTTATTCACTGCTCCAAACTGCTTCTCAAATACTAAGAAGAGATTTCTTAAAAAGGGTAACTATGCTATGAGCAActacacttaaaataaaaagtcttctGTAAAAACACATGTATATCTGGattaaaaagaatatgaagCAAAAAAGATTCAGCTGGGTGATCAGTTGTCACTTACTTAGAAAAGTAAATTTGAAATAGTCAAAAGCCTTACAACAAGAAAGTGCCATACCCGAATTTCTAGATCCAGTTTTTTCTCTAATTCTTCCACTTTCCTTTCAAGTTCTGCTTTTTGTTCCACCAATGCTTTTACTTCAGCCGAAGAATCTGAAACCTACAATTAGAGATGCTTATTCCCACAAAGCCAAGATGTTCTTTgacaactgttttttaaaatctaaattaaagCTACAAGCAAGGCTAATAAAGTGTAGCATCAATTGCTTGACCTCACCAGGGACTGTTCATATGGGTCAAGCCAAGctaatattttcaaaggaacCATGATTTGATTTTCATAAAACTTCTTGGTAATTGCTCAAGGCGTGTTGccaataatacagaaaatacacaaacctaaagaaaaattcaaattaggCAACATATGAATTAAATAATGAGTACTTGGGGCCAAATTTGACTGAGATACCACCAGTTACACAAAACGGACATCAAAGGGATTCATGCTCATATGTCAAGACAGATTTTCAAACACCGTTTTTTGGTAATTTCTTAAgatgtgttttatattttcattttgactaATTATAGCCCAGGATAAAATAATCATCAAAAGTAAGCATTTAATCCTTCTTATGCCATCGCTGCAACAACTGGGCATTTCTTCACTTTGCTttagaactgaaaaaacagtgcaCCATGTAGCAGgaaacaaaaacttttcagtAGGCAGACTGTCAAATGCTATTATTGTAATATGGCTTTTAAACAATATCCTGGTTTACTGCTTTctaaattacaaattaaaatactctCTCCACTTAGATACCTATTTACATCACTATAATGAGACGATGCTCcgctattattttttaaagctacgTATGTTAGCTTTTTCTTCGATCCAACAATCTTTTGATGTTCACGTTAAGTTTGCATCTCTCTCCTTCTAAAATGTAGAAGCAAAATGTAGAAGCTCTCATGGTAGACTCTTTTACATTCTTTAATTGTTAACAAATAAATTTCCCATAAGTCACCTCAGTGCCTGATTAAAATTAAGCTATACTACTGAGGGACTAGAAGAATAGTCTAATTGAAGTCAGTGAGGGGATTCAAATTTTTAAAGCCCTGTTTGAACACTGTATCAGCatgaaacaagacaaaacaacttaaaaaattGTTTACCTGTGTCTTTCCAGCAGCTTTTGACTTTAAAGTCTGAATTTTCTCAAAAACCAAGTTGACTTTCCTCTTTGTTGCATCATCATTATCAGCACTTCTAAAACACAGACAGTACAAGTAAGCAACAATATGATCAAAGGTACTATTTTGTTAACATCGCAACAAATTCAGAGTGTCCAAACTATTGAAAATCaccaccattaaaaaaaaaattctaatatgAACCAGTCAGAAATTATCTTAACTATGATTTCATTAAACTCTTTAAAGAGAGGCTGTTAAAAATTTATAttccaaatgttttcttaaaaaaaaatttaaaaaaaaatcactcaacTCTTTAATTGCAACTCTACTCTACAAGACTATAGCCGTGGAAAGACAGGTATTCAGCATGTATGTTATTCAAACATACTGAAATTAGACTTAATTAGTACTAGGTTTTTCAAGTCCTGACTACTGCACCATAAAATAACAGTTCAACCGCTCCCAGAACCTGCTACATCAGGAATGCAAATAAATGTAAGTGCATCAtgtgtattttaattcattCCTCCTTCCTTCATCTTTCAATAAGTTATCATTAGAAAATACCAAGTAAGAGAGTTACAGGTTACTAAATGCACAGCAACAAGAGTGCTTCTGTCAAACCTTAAGAGATAatactttgttgttgttgtttaaaaaatccACAAGCTTAAACTCCCAGGAGGTATGATTTGAATTCTTCATGAACCTTCATATCACATGGAGTTTAACTCCgtaagtatttaaaagacatacATATTCTGATTTACAAACATATTCTGATTTACAAATTTCAAGTACATTTAATCAAATCCTGTACAATACCTTATGTAAGTCCTGATTGCCTGGGTATTTTGAGATCCTATAATGCCTTAAAGGACACAGCTGAGATACAGAATTATGAGACAggcatttcatttaattatagctttgattttacagtttcacattttaaatgtaatagaaaataaacattgaGAAAATACAGTCTCCTCTCCAAAAGTTAACTATGTTTACTAACCCTTCCTTAAGGTAATTGTAAAGTATCTGTTTAGCAGTCTCTTCATTCGTTTGCTGTGCAAGATCTTGCTGGCCTTTTAAGAGATCAGGAGTTGCCTAAAAGGACAAgataaaatgtcaaaaaatattttgtgtactTTTGTGCATTTATGCTTAAGAATCATCAGAACATCATTTACAATAATCTTCTGTGGTCCCACCATCTTCCTTCACCCATACAAGAACAAGCTGTTTTACAAACCATGTTTTCTATACCTGCAActacaggaataatttttatatttacttttctcCAGAACAATTCTGCTATCCCATTTGGAAGTACTGTGTGATGGGAGTTTGTTCtaatgaagagcagaaaaacatgcatttaacaATATGACAGTTTTAGTATGCTAGAGTGCAAAACACAAATTAAAGAGTAAATTCGAAGTCACCTGTATATTAGGGACggatgaaaatgtttttacgGAAATCATCTTGGCTCCTGAATCAGGTGGAATTGTGATTCGGCTTGGCAACAACAAAGTAGAAGTTACTGTTCTAACTTCCTCTCTCTTATTCTGTCCTGGGAGTGTAGCTGACCTAAACATCAAGCTCTCAGTATCAGCTCCATTTTGTTTATGGTATTGCAAAGAATTGAAATTGCTGTTCGGAGGGTCTTTATCAGGCACTTGCAGTTTTCCAATACTTCGAGCAGAAATCTTCATCTCTTTGGAAGGTAAGTTTTGATCTCTGGATAACTGCTTGTGAAGGCAAACTTTAGATGGTCTCAGCAAGTGCTCAGTCGACTTACCCAAGCTTTTACTGTATTCACTTAAATAATCTGAATTTACATCAAGACCTAATGACAAGGCACTATCAACGCTTCTTGATCTTTTACGATCATCTGGAttaattctgttcctttttcctgaCCTACCTCTTCTGTGAGGATCAACTTTCTTATCAAACTTTTCAATTAGCTGGTCTACTCCTGGAAGTGAACCAGTGTCAATATCACGACCAGTTCCAGGCAAAAATGGGATatatcttctgttttcatgccGATTAACGTTGTCTGCATAGATGGCATACTCTTGGTCATCAAGTAAAAATCTGTATAAGGAATTTGCAGAAGTGGGAGTAGCTGATGAGGATGATGATCTTCGTGAGTCATCCAATACTGGCCCAGCTGAATCTTGTCGGCGGAAGGGAAGAACATCTGGTCTAGGTTTTCTTGTCTCCGGATAAGCAGTGGGACTAACACATGGGGATTCTCCTGCAGATGAAAATGATTCTGAAACACACACTTCATTGGGGCTGATCATGCTACTGGGACAATCCAACAGCTGCTTATTTTGGTCTTCTACTGATCTGttcaaatgtatcttttttGAATTTGCTTTGGTTGGCTCTGCAagatatgtatttgttttctgtagggACACTACTTTAGATGAGGAAATCCAAGgctttgcttcagttttttc
It includes:
- the CGNL1 gene encoding cingulin-like protein 1 isoform X3 — its product is MEPYFAGFKHVQRDYEVTLELASEETQKTRNAQNSRTGSYGVSIRVQGIDGHPYIVLNNTEGCLSENPPSSGKEQQVISQTVSKPATDSNTAFKLEDKNSEHTKFPGTQHMQPCMLKNLKITNLDEKENGISDFKDGTMKSSNLLNFQRHPELLQPYDPEKNNLNLDNYQSSVCSKSKSFADEKTEAKPWISSSKVVSLQKTNTYLAEPTKANSKKIHLNRSVEDQNKQLLDCPSSMISPNEVCVSESFSSAGESPCVSPTAYPETRKPRPDVLPFRRQDSAGPVLDDSRRSSSSSATPTSANSLYRFLLDDQEYAIYADNVNRHENRRYIPFLPGTGRDIDTGSLPGVDQLIEKFDKKVDPHRRGRSGKRNRINPDDRKRSRSVDSALSLGLDVNSDYLSEYSKSLGKSTEHLLRPSKVCLHKQLSRDQNLPSKEMKISARSIGKLQVPDKDPPNSNFNSLQYHKQNGADTESLMFRSATLPGQNKREEVRTVTSTLLLPSRITIPPDSGAKMISVKTFSSVPNIQATPDLLKGQQDLAQQTNEETAKQILYNYLKEGSADNDDATKRKVNLVFEKIQTLKSKAAGKTQVSDSSAEVKALVEQKAELERKVEELEKKLDLEIRNQQNSKEERDATRASLKDLQLQLDESICEKEALKKQLEESEKELRQNLEELFQVKMEQEQHQTEIRDLQDQLSEMHDELDNAKHADEGEKEVLIEELMQMKQDLQEVLIAKDQQEEILRKRERELTALKGALKEEVSSHDMEMDKLKEEHDKELLNLQQSLERATESAAVLASERNAAQEVRSSIENQVKELSEENEQLKRTVDELESKIEELHKQIDNLKGEENLVKEKIKRYEEEKQQLEEALKHAEKEAKELVVLKRSLESQLENMQENIRCISQQRQQLTQQLKDETHQKEQLKQIKNEMENERWQLNKTVEKLQEEMSEMVEVSRTSTLELQNQLDEYKEKNRRELADLQRQLKEKNLEVEKSHLTTMRMQDEMRLMEENLRDHQRAQDEAITKTQLLEQTVKGLEYELEAKNHLKDDRARQIKLMEDKLSHLELELDEEKTNSDLLSERISRCREQIEQMRTELLQERATKQDLECDKISLERQNKDLKSRILHLEGSYRSSKEGLVAQMEARITELEERLENEERDRANFQLSNRRLERKVKELMLQVDDEHLSLTDQKDQMLEE